The following proteins are co-located in the Hevea brasiliensis isolate MT/VB/25A 57/8 chromosome 11, ASM3005281v1, whole genome shotgun sequence genome:
- the LOC110657476 gene encoding putative cysteine-rich receptor-like protein kinase 23 isoform X1, which yields MIPIKISIVFSLILLRVTITSEARPTYLRHICSNTATFATSSTYQANLKNLLSQLSLPDALTGFSTSSSGSYPNDAHGLSLCFGNLSTDICQECVTLAVGEIVQLCPIENEAMIWYADCFLRYSNQPILPVRVPDPMIYMWNTQNVTDQELFNELLEKTMNETAEEAAAAAASVAGAPLRRKILAVKETNFTTFQNLYTLAQCSPDLSDVFCLQCCLQCLQIVIAKLPNCCSGKQGGRILSPSCHIGYDIYPFYNATGFNREVYPTYNTTVVPAYPRPPPPDEIPPGSITRTKGGKTTQIKVIASTSSAVVVLVLFGSFIYTTWKRKFLKKAEKKEISQEVQLLNLGIGRLGVDHLSKITREEMPMNSQDFPLIPFNIIYEATKHFSDEAKLGEGGFGPVYKGTLEDGKEFAIKRLSKTSGQGLQEFMNEVTLIARLQHRNLVRLLGCCLEKNEKLLIYEYMPNKSLDAFLFDSSLGLHLDWQKRLGIISGVARGLLYLHEDSRLRIIHRDLKASNVLLDYGMNPKISDFGLARIFGGNDNNSTNRIVGTIGYMSPEYAMEGLFSVKSDVFSFGVLLLEMISGRRNNRFYLSEEGESLLTYAWKLWSKGEGLELMDPSLVNSSVVAEVLKCIHIGLLCVQDDPAERPTMSSVVVMLGSDTLTLPQPRQPVFSVGQFVARLAPFSSPKICSVNQVTLSNISPR from the exons ATGATCCCAATTAAAATTTCCATAGTCTTTTCCTTAATCTTGCTTCGCGTTACTATTACCTCTGAAGCGCGTCCCACATATCTCCGTCATATTTGCTCAAACACAGCCACTTTCGCCACAAGCAGCACCTACCAGGCCAATCTTAAAAATCTCCTCTCTCAACTTTCGTTGCCCGATGCCCTCACTGGGTTCTCTACCTCCTCTTCTGGGAGTTACCCAAATGATGCCCACGGCCTCTCCCTATGTTTTGGCAATCTTAGCACGGACATATGCCAAGAATGTGTCACCTTGGCGGTAGGGGAAATCGTCCAACTATGTCCTATCGAGAACGAGGCCATGATATGGTATGCTGATTGCTTCCTGCGTTATTCAAATCAACCTATCTTACCCGTCAGGGTACCGGACCCGATGATATATATGTGGAATACACAGAATGTCACAGACCAAGAACTTTTTAACGAGCTATTGGAGAAAACCATGAACGAAACAGCAGAGGAGGCTGCAGCTGCAGCTGCTTCAGTTGCAGGTGCCCCATTACGACGTAAAATATTGGCTGTCAAAGAAACGAATTTTACCACGTTTCAAAACCTGTACACCCTCGCGCAGTGCTCACCGGATCTATCTGACGTCTTTTGTCTTCAGTGTTGTCTTCAGTGTCTCCAGATAGTTATCGCAAAATTGCCAAACTGTTGTAGTGGAAAGCAAGGAGGAAGGATCTTATCTCCGAGCTGTCACATTGGATATGATATTTATCCATTTTATAACGCAACCGGATTTAATCGGGAGGTTTATCCAACTTATAATACAACTGTGGTCCCGGCTTACCCTCGTCCTCCTCCTCCCGATGAAATACCTCCAGGTTCAATAACAAGAACTAAAG GAGGCAAAACAACTCAGATTAAAGTCATTGCAAGTACTTCTTCAGCGGTTGTAGTCCTAGTGCTCTTCGGTTCCTTTATTTATACCACATGGAAAAGGAAGTTTCTAAAAAAAG CAGAGAAGAAAGAAATTAGCCAAGAGGTTCAATTACTCAACTTGGGAATAGGAAGACTTGGAGTTGATCATTTAAGTAAAATTACTCGAGAAGAGATGCCAATGAACTCTCAGGATTTTCCTCTGATACCGTTCAATATCATATATGAGGCAACGAAACATTTTTCTGATGAAGCTAAACTTGGAGAAGGCGGGTTTGGTCCAGTTTACAAG GGCACATTAGAAGATGGCAAAGAATTTGCAATTAAGAGGCTCTCAAAAACTTCTGGTCAAGGACTACAAGAATTCATGAATGAAGTCACTTTAATTGCCAGATTACAGCACAGAAATCTTGTCAGGCTGTTAGGATGTTGCCtagaaaaaaatgaaaagttgCTCATCTATGAGTACATGCCCAACAAAAGCCTCGATGCCTTTCTTTTTG ATTCAAGCCTAGGTTTACATCTTGATTGGCAAAAACGCCTTGGCATCATCAGTGGGGTTGCTAGGGGTCTCTTGTATCTGCATGAAGATTCTCGACTTAGAATTATTCACCGAGATTTGAAAGCTAGTAATGTTTTGCTCGATTACGGGATGAACCCGAAGATATCAGACTTTGGATTGGCAAGGATTTTTGGAGGAAATGACAACAACAGTACAAATAGAATTGTTGGAACTAT TGGATATATGTCTCCAGAGTATGCTATGGAAGGATTATTCTCAGTAAAATCGGatgttttcagttttggagttctCCTGCTAGAGATGATCAGCGGGAGAAGGAACAACCGATTTTATCTTTCTGAAGAGGGTGAAAGCCTCCTCACTTAC GCATGGAAATTGTGGTCTAAAGGTGAAGGATTGGAATTGATGGACCCATCACTTGTAAATTCAAGTGTGGTAGCTGAGGTGCTAAAGTGCATCCACATTGGATTGTTGTGTGTGCAAGACGACCCAGCAGAGAGACCTACTATGTCATCTGTTGTTGTTATGCTGGGAAGTGATACCTTGACACTTCCTCAACCCAGACAACCAGTATTTTCTGTTGGGCAATTTGTTGCAAGATTAGCTCCATTTTCAAGTCCCAAAATTTGTTCTGTTAATCAGGTAACTCTTTCAAATATATCACCGCGCTGA
- the LOC110657476 gene encoding putative cysteine-rich receptor-like protein kinase 23 isoform X2, with protein sequence MIPIKISIVFSLILLRVTITSEARPTYLRHICSNTATFATSSTYQANLKNLLSQLSLPDALTGFSTSSSGSYPNDAHGLSLCFGNLSTDICQECVTLAVGEIVQLCPIENEAMIWYADCFLRYSNQPILPVRVPDPMIYMWNTQNVTDQELFNELLEKTMNETAEEAAAAAASVAGAPLRRKILAVKETNFTTFQNLYTLAQCSPDLSDVFCLQCCLQCLQIVIAKLPNCCSGKQGGRILSPSCHIGYDIYPFYNATGFNREVYPTYNTTVVPAYPRPPPPDEIPPGSITRTKGGKTTQIKVIASTSSAVVVLVLFGSFIYTTWKRKFLKKEKKEISQEVQLLNLGIGRLGVDHLSKITREEMPMNSQDFPLIPFNIIYEATKHFSDEAKLGEGGFGPVYKGTLEDGKEFAIKRLSKTSGQGLQEFMNEVTLIARLQHRNLVRLLGCCLEKNEKLLIYEYMPNKSLDAFLFDSSLGLHLDWQKRLGIISGVARGLLYLHEDSRLRIIHRDLKASNVLLDYGMNPKISDFGLARIFGGNDNNSTNRIVGTIGYMSPEYAMEGLFSVKSDVFSFGVLLLEMISGRRNNRFYLSEEGESLLTYAWKLWSKGEGLELMDPSLVNSSVVAEVLKCIHIGLLCVQDDPAERPTMSSVVVMLGSDTLTLPQPRQPVFSVGQFVARLAPFSSPKICSVNQVTLSNISPR encoded by the exons ATGATCCCAATTAAAATTTCCATAGTCTTTTCCTTAATCTTGCTTCGCGTTACTATTACCTCTGAAGCGCGTCCCACATATCTCCGTCATATTTGCTCAAACACAGCCACTTTCGCCACAAGCAGCACCTACCAGGCCAATCTTAAAAATCTCCTCTCTCAACTTTCGTTGCCCGATGCCCTCACTGGGTTCTCTACCTCCTCTTCTGGGAGTTACCCAAATGATGCCCACGGCCTCTCCCTATGTTTTGGCAATCTTAGCACGGACATATGCCAAGAATGTGTCACCTTGGCGGTAGGGGAAATCGTCCAACTATGTCCTATCGAGAACGAGGCCATGATATGGTATGCTGATTGCTTCCTGCGTTATTCAAATCAACCTATCTTACCCGTCAGGGTACCGGACCCGATGATATATATGTGGAATACACAGAATGTCACAGACCAAGAACTTTTTAACGAGCTATTGGAGAAAACCATGAACGAAACAGCAGAGGAGGCTGCAGCTGCAGCTGCTTCAGTTGCAGGTGCCCCATTACGACGTAAAATATTGGCTGTCAAAGAAACGAATTTTACCACGTTTCAAAACCTGTACACCCTCGCGCAGTGCTCACCGGATCTATCTGACGTCTTTTGTCTTCAGTGTTGTCTTCAGTGTCTCCAGATAGTTATCGCAAAATTGCCAAACTGTTGTAGTGGAAAGCAAGGAGGAAGGATCTTATCTCCGAGCTGTCACATTGGATATGATATTTATCCATTTTATAACGCAACCGGATTTAATCGGGAGGTTTATCCAACTTATAATACAACTGTGGTCCCGGCTTACCCTCGTCCTCCTCCTCCCGATGAAATACCTCCAGGTTCAATAACAAGAACTAAAG GAGGCAAAACAACTCAGATTAAAGTCATTGCAAGTACTTCTTCAGCGGTTGTAGTCCTAGTGCTCTTCGGTTCCTTTATTTATACCACATGGAAAAGGAAGTTTCTAAAAAAAG AGAAGAAAGAAATTAGCCAAGAGGTTCAATTACTCAACTTGGGAATAGGAAGACTTGGAGTTGATCATTTAAGTAAAATTACTCGAGAAGAGATGCCAATGAACTCTCAGGATTTTCCTCTGATACCGTTCAATATCATATATGAGGCAACGAAACATTTTTCTGATGAAGCTAAACTTGGAGAAGGCGGGTTTGGTCCAGTTTACAAG GGCACATTAGAAGATGGCAAAGAATTTGCAATTAAGAGGCTCTCAAAAACTTCTGGTCAAGGACTACAAGAATTCATGAATGAAGTCACTTTAATTGCCAGATTACAGCACAGAAATCTTGTCAGGCTGTTAGGATGTTGCCtagaaaaaaatgaaaagttgCTCATCTATGAGTACATGCCCAACAAAAGCCTCGATGCCTTTCTTTTTG ATTCAAGCCTAGGTTTACATCTTGATTGGCAAAAACGCCTTGGCATCATCAGTGGGGTTGCTAGGGGTCTCTTGTATCTGCATGAAGATTCTCGACTTAGAATTATTCACCGAGATTTGAAAGCTAGTAATGTTTTGCTCGATTACGGGATGAACCCGAAGATATCAGACTTTGGATTGGCAAGGATTTTTGGAGGAAATGACAACAACAGTACAAATAGAATTGTTGGAACTAT TGGATATATGTCTCCAGAGTATGCTATGGAAGGATTATTCTCAGTAAAATCGGatgttttcagttttggagttctCCTGCTAGAGATGATCAGCGGGAGAAGGAACAACCGATTTTATCTTTCTGAAGAGGGTGAAAGCCTCCTCACTTAC GCATGGAAATTGTGGTCTAAAGGTGAAGGATTGGAATTGATGGACCCATCACTTGTAAATTCAAGTGTGGTAGCTGAGGTGCTAAAGTGCATCCACATTGGATTGTTGTGTGTGCAAGACGACCCAGCAGAGAGACCTACTATGTCATCTGTTGTTGTTATGCTGGGAAGTGATACCTTGACACTTCCTCAACCCAGACAACCAGTATTTTCTGTTGGGCAATTTGTTGCAAGATTAGCTCCATTTTCAAGTCCCAAAATTTGTTCTGTTAATCAGGTAACTCTTTCAAATATATCACCGCGCTGA